The Mesorhizobium sp. AR10 genome includes the window CTCCAAACAATCCGACCAGGACATTGAGCCACAGCGCCGGAAAGACGCCGACGCCGGCCATCATGAAGGTAAGACCGAACGGTGCGAAGGCGGAACAGAACTGACGCGCCGCCGTGATCCAGCCGACATAGGCACCGTAACGCGCGTGGCCGAACAATTCGAGCGGCAGCGTGCCGCTGACGATGCTCATCAGACCCGAGCCGAGACCAAACAGCAGGGCGAACAGGATGGCGCCGGAGACCGAAGGTGCTGTGACAAGCAGCACCGCAAGACCGCCAGCCAATGCGGTGGTCGCGCCGAACGCTAGCCATGTCTGAGACAGGCCATGGCCGAACAGCATGTTGACTAGGCGGCTTGCCACCTGCGAGGGGCCAAACAGGCTTGCAACGAGGACACCTACCGCGCCAAGCCCGACCGCTGTCAGCAGCGGGACCATCTGGACAAGGATGGCGGACAGCATGAATCCCTCGATCGCAAAGCCTGCCAGCATGAGAACGAAGATCGGTGACCAGCCATGGCGCGGCCGAGACACCGAGACGCCGACAGTGGCAGGGACGATCCTGTCCTCCTTGCCGATGCTGCGGGAAAACCGTGCGAGCCACCAGTGGATCGGCAAGCAGATGCCGAGATTGAGCGCGGCGAAGATGGCAAGAACCTCGCGCCAGCCGAGATGGTCGTGCAGCACCGTCGTCAGTGGCCAGAACAGTGTCGAGGCAAATCCGGCGATCAAGGTGAGATGGGTGATGCTGCGACCGCGCCCCCCCAGTTGCACGATGGCGACGAACGCCGTGCTGTAGAGCACGAAGCACGAGGCCAGTTCCATCGCCAGGACCCCGAC containing:
- the arsK gene encoding arsenite efflux MFS transporter ArsK, producing the protein MSDRKVPASAIWALGITQIVGYGTLYYSYGILAPAVATELAWSQKWVFAVLSASLLASAVLAPIAGSLADRFGAARLMVPGSLAATAALLLCALAPGRIGFAVGVLAMELASCFVLYSTAFVAIVQLGGRGRSITHLTLIAGFASTLFWPLTTVLHDHLGWREVLAIFAALNLGICLPIHWWLARFSRSIGKEDRIVPATVGVSVSRPRHGWSPIFVLMLAGFAIEGFMLSAILVQMVPLLTAVGLGAVGVLVASLFGPSQVASRLVNMLFGHGLSQTWLAFGATTALAGGLAVLLVTAPSVSGAILFALLFGLGSGLMSIVSGTLPLELFGHARYGAYVGWITAARQFCSAFAPFGLTFMMAGVGVFPALWLNVLVGLFGVAAFAGIAVISRSQNKSHKAGAADEAAATFGAEIV